The following are encoded together in the Thalassolituus oleivorans MIL-1 genome:
- the ppsR gene encoding posphoenolpyruvate synthetase regulatory kinase/phosphorylase PpsR, whose amino-acid sequence MKRYAYFISDGTGITAETLGNSLLSQFDKIQFERVTLPYIDSVEKAEAAVAKINQAAIDSESSAIVFDTIVDKNIRAIIDTADAFKVDIFAAFLAPLERELNVDSCYTVGKSHSPTDSANYLSRIDAVNFALDNDDGAKTRHYEEADIILIGVSRSGKTPTCLYLAMQFGIKAANYPLTEDDMADLSLPAFLQMHKHKLFGLTIDPDRLSAIRNERRANSRYASLKQCYHEVDEVELLYQREQIQSISTTDKSIEEISTRIMALAGLQRRLQS is encoded by the coding sequence ATGAAGCGATACGCCTACTTTATTTCCGACGGTACCGGCATCACTGCTGAAACTCTGGGCAACAGCCTGCTTTCACAGTTTGATAAAATACAATTTGAACGCGTCACTCTGCCTTACATCGACTCAGTTGAAAAGGCCGAGGCCGCCGTGGCTAAAATAAATCAAGCTGCCATAGACTCTGAGTCATCTGCGATTGTGTTTGACACTATCGTCGATAAAAACATCCGCGCAATTATCGATACTGCCGATGCATTCAAAGTTGACATATTTGCAGCGTTTTTAGCTCCGTTAGAGCGCGAACTCAACGTCGACTCGTGCTATACCGTTGGCAAATCACACTCACCGACGGATTCGGCCAATTATCTCAGTCGAATCGACGCAGTCAACTTCGCGCTCGATAACGATGATGGTGCTAAGACTCGGCATTATGAAGAAGCTGACATCATTTTAATCGGGGTCTCACGATCAGGAAAAACACCAACCTGCCTCTATTTGGCGATGCAGTTTGGTATAAAAGCCGCCAATTACCCTCTGACAGAGGATGATATGGCAGACTTATCTTTGCCGGCGTTTTTACAAATGCACAAGCATAAGTTATTTGGCTTAACCATTGATCCCGATAGACTATCTGCAATTCGTAATGAAAGACGAGCTAACAGCCGCTATGCGTCATTGAAGCAATGTTATCACGAAGTGGACGAGGTGGAGCTGCTATATCAACGTGAACAGATTCAATCAATTAGCACTACAGATAAATCCATTGAGGAAATTTCGACGCGAATTATGGCGCTGGCTGGTCTGCAACGCCGCCTTCAGAGCTAG
- the ppsA gene encoding phosphoenolpyruvate synthase: MTDYVLRFDQVSIEDVERVGGKNASLGEMISNLTNAGVSVPNGFATTADAYREFLSYEGLDGRIAQALAGLDVNDIPALTTTGEQIRQWIHEAPLPPALEAAVRKALIELQEGNETVALAVRSSATAEDLPDASFAGQQETHLNIVGVENVLHAIRDVFASLFNDRAIAYREHQGFDHHKVALSAGIQRMVRSETASSGVMFTLDTESGFDQVVFVTSSYGLGETVVQGAVNPDEFYVHKANLDAGRPAILRRNLGGKAIKMVYSADASVGNSVETQRVDRELRQVFSVTDAEAETLAKQAMIIERHYGRPMDIEWAKDGDDGQLYIVQARPETVKSRASKTVMERYLLKETGNVLAEGRSIGHRIGKGRVRVVRNIDDMDMVQDGEVLVADMTDPDWEPVMKRSAAIVTNRGGRTCHAAIIARELGIPAVVGCEDATEKLKDGDEVTVSCAEGDTGFVYEGALDFDVRTNSVESMPDLDLKIMMNVGNPDRAFDFQSLPNAGVGLARLEFIINRMIGVHPKALLNFDQLPDELRPTVERRISGYAGPVEFYVEKLVEGISTLAAAFWPKRVIVRLSDFKSNEYANLIGGRLYEPEEENPMLGFRGASRYISKNFRDCFELECRAMRKVRDEMGFTNVEIMVPFVRTVGEAEQVVELLAENGLRRGENGLRLIMMCELPANAILADKFLEHFDGFSVGSNDLTQLTLGLDRDSGIIAHLFDERNEAILALLENAINACKKAGKYIGICGQGPSDHPDFAKWLMDHGIDSISLNPDSVLDTWFFLAGKQG; encoded by the coding sequence TTGACCGATTACGTACTTAGGTTCGATCAGGTTTCCATTGAAGATGTTGAACGAGTGGGTGGCAAGAATGCATCTCTCGGGGAAATGATCAGTAATCTCACCAACGCTGGAGTATCGGTTCCAAACGGATTCGCCACAACTGCGGACGCCTATCGAGAGTTTTTAAGCTACGAAGGTCTGGATGGTCGAATTGCGCAGGCGCTTGCGGGTTTGGATGTTAACGATATTCCAGCGTTGACGACGACAGGCGAGCAAATACGCCAATGGATTCACGAAGCGCCATTACCTCCAGCATTAGAGGCCGCGGTGCGCAAAGCGCTGATTGAGCTGCAAGAAGGTAATGAAACGGTGGCCTTAGCGGTTCGCTCTTCCGCCACAGCAGAGGATTTACCCGACGCCTCATTTGCTGGTCAGCAAGAAACACACTTGAATATTGTTGGTGTTGAGAACGTTCTCCACGCAATTCGAGATGTATTTGCTTCTCTATTCAATGATCGCGCGATTGCTTATCGCGAGCATCAGGGGTTCGATCATCATAAAGTCGCATTATCCGCAGGCATTCAACGCATGGTACGCAGTGAGACAGCATCCAGCGGTGTGATGTTTACCCTTGATACAGAATCCGGCTTCGACCAAGTTGTATTCGTCACTTCATCCTATGGCTTAGGTGAAACCGTCGTACAAGGGGCTGTTAACCCCGATGAATTCTATGTTCATAAAGCCAACCTTGATGCTGGTCGGCCAGCGATATTGCGACGCAATTTAGGTGGCAAAGCGATTAAAATGGTGTACAGCGCGGATGCGTCAGTCGGCAACTCAGTTGAGACTCAGCGTGTCGATCGAGAATTGCGCCAAGTTTTTTCGGTAACAGATGCCGAGGCTGAAACGCTCGCTAAGCAAGCGATGATTATCGAGCGTCATTATGGCCGTCCAATGGATATCGAATGGGCGAAAGACGGTGACGATGGTCAACTTTATATCGTCCAAGCTCGTCCAGAGACGGTTAAAAGTCGCGCCAGTAAAACCGTTATGGAGCGTTACTTGTTGAAAGAAACAGGTAACGTTTTGGCAGAAGGTCGCAGCATTGGTCATCGTATTGGTAAGGGGCGTGTTCGTGTAGTCCGTAACATTGACGACATGGATATGGTGCAGGACGGCGAAGTTCTGGTTGCTGATATGACGGACCCTGATTGGGAGCCTGTAATGAAGCGCTCAGCGGCTATTGTTACTAACCGTGGTGGACGTACTTGTCATGCAGCGATTATCGCGCGCGAACTTGGCATCCCGGCAGTGGTTGGTTGCGAAGATGCGACTGAAAAGCTCAAAGATGGCGATGAAGTAACAGTATCTTGCGCAGAGGGTGATACGGGGTTTGTCTACGAAGGCGCATTGGATTTTGACGTGCGTACGAATAGCGTTGAATCCATGCCAGATCTTGATCTGAAAATTATGATGAACGTTGGCAATCCTGACCGTGCCTTCGACTTCCAATCCTTGCCAAATGCTGGCGTTGGTTTGGCGCGTTTGGAGTTCATTATTAACCGCATGATCGGCGTGCATCCTAAAGCGCTGCTGAACTTCGACCAGTTGCCCGATGAATTGCGTCCAACCGTTGAACGACGCATATCGGGCTATGCTGGCCCAGTTGAGTTTTACGTTGAGAAGCTGGTCGAGGGTATTTCGACTCTTGCAGCTGCATTCTGGCCAAAGCGAGTGATTGTTCGCTTGTCAGACTTCAAGTCGAACGAATACGCTAACCTCATTGGCGGTCGGTTATACGAGCCAGAGGAAGAAAACCCAATGCTGGGCTTCCGTGGTGCGTCTCGTTACATATCTAAAAACTTCCGCGATTGTTTCGAGCTTGAGTGCCGAGCTATGCGTAAAGTCCGCGACGAAATGGGTTTTACCAATGTCGAGATTATGGTGCCGTTTGTTCGCACTGTTGGCGAGGCTGAGCAGGTAGTCGAGCTGCTGGCTGAAAACGGTTTACGCCGCGGCGAGAATGGTTTGCGGTTGATCATGATGTGCGAGCTACCAGCTAATGCGATTTTGGCTGACAAGTTCCTAGAGCACTTCGATGGATTTTCAGTTGGATCGAACGATTTAACCCAGCTGACATTGGGGCTAGATCGCGACTCCGGTATTATTGCGCACTTATTTGACGAGCGTAACGAGGCGATTTTGGCCTTGTTGGAAAATGCCATTAACGCTTGTAAAAAAGCGGGCAAGTACATAGGTATTTGCGGTCAGGGCCCATCGGATCATCCTGATTTTGCTAAGTGGTTAATGGATCACGGAATCGACAGTATCTCATTGAACCCAGATTCAGTTTTGGATACGTGGTTTTTTCTTGCAGGTAAGCAGGGCTAA
- a CDS encoding alpha/beta hydrolase yields MKSSSELFPVSLLKADCVGAITEDTYLIKHNLDPDHSVQIAISRLGRQDVSHSGLPLILVHGSFTNRGFWLSRSGQGLARFLLDEGFDVWLLEHRGHGLSPRNQDYVNNSVERYALYDLPAAQAFVAEQTGRTPAWIGHSLGGGMIATALAARALPQKPSGIVLIGSQMVMRPWYLWFPGVGFVLRRIVSFRQELDGRQLRIGPENEPAGVINEYLARQDWFGRWKAQAKDLLPLWRLSSTPLLGLSGVADTTDPAKYCQRFYRQYGGPKEDVLLSKANGFSEDYGHIDMVVSRPAEKDVWPLISRWLSAYA; encoded by the coding sequence ATGAAAAGCAGCAGCGAACTATTTCCGGTCTCTTTGCTAAAAGCAGATTGTGTCGGAGCTATCACGGAAGATACGTATTTGATCAAGCACAATCTTGATCCTGACCATAGTGTGCAAATCGCTATTTCTCGTCTCGGGCGTCAAGATGTCAGTCATTCCGGACTGCCGTTGATCTTAGTGCACGGTAGTTTCACCAATCGTGGCTTTTGGTTGTCACGAAGTGGTCAGGGCTTGGCTAGGTTTTTGTTGGATGAGGGCTTTGATGTATGGCTCTTGGAACATCGTGGACACGGCTTGTCGCCGCGTAACCAAGATTACGTGAATAACTCTGTTGAGCGTTATGCCTTGTACGATTTGCCTGCTGCACAAGCCTTTGTTGCCGAACAAACTGGCAGAACGCCAGCTTGGATCGGACATTCACTGGGCGGTGGCATGATAGCCACTGCACTGGCGGCGCGAGCGTTACCGCAAAAGCCTTCTGGTATTGTGCTCATTGGTTCTCAGATGGTAATGCGCCCTTGGTACTTGTGGTTTCCTGGCGTTGGTTTTGTGCTGCGTCGAATCGTCTCATTTCGTCAAGAATTGGATGGGCGTCAGTTGCGGATCGGTCCAGAAAATGAACCGGCCGGCGTTATTAACGAATACTTGGCGCGCCAAGATTGGTTTGGTCGCTGGAAGGCGCAAGCAAAAGATTTGTTGCCGCTTTGGCGTTTGTCGTCAACACCCTTGCTCGGGCTATCTGGTGTTGCCGATACCACGGATCCTGCCAAATATTGCCAGCGTTTTTATCGCCAATACGGTGGTCCTAAAGAGGATGTTTTACTCAGTAAGGCTAACGGTTTTTCAGAAGACTATGGCCATATCGATATGGTGGTTAGTCGTCCAGCCGAAAAAGACGTATGGCCACTGATTTCGCGTTGGCTCAGTGCGTATGCCTGA
- a CDS encoding NAD-dependent epimerase/dehydratase family protein, with protein MPEVQAKTALIVGATGLVGSHLLSHLIESDRYQRIIVLARRVESIKVHEKVIAKTFAALDRPAIEHVDDFYCALGTTQKVSGKAGLQVVDHHLVVRCAEWARAAGANAAAVVSALGASVRSSFFYSRVKGEMEKDVEAIGFDSLMFWQPSVIYGARESSRPVEWLAARLLTVKCWGTYQSLPGEAVARAMAMQTPLAPNGIFRYNVGDINSLLN; from the coding sequence ATGCCTGAAGTGCAGGCTAAAACGGCGTTAATCGTTGGTGCTACGGGCTTGGTAGGTTCCCATCTACTGAGTCATTTAATTGAGTCGGATCGGTATCAACGCATTATCGTATTAGCCCGTCGAGTAGAAAGTATCAAAGTTCACGAAAAGGTAATTGCTAAAACATTTGCGGCGCTTGATCGGCCAGCGATTGAGCATGTAGATGATTTTTACTGCGCGCTAGGCACGACTCAAAAGGTATCGGGCAAGGCAGGGCTGCAGGTGGTCGATCATCATCTTGTTGTTCGCTGTGCGGAATGGGCAAGGGCAGCAGGTGCTAATGCTGCTGCTGTCGTGAGTGCGCTTGGCGCATCTGTCCGGTCATCATTTTTCTACAGTCGTGTAAAGGGCGAGATGGAAAAAGATGTAGAGGCCATTGGTTTTGATTCACTGATGTTTTGGCAGCCGTCCGTTATTTATGGAGCGCGTGAATCGAGCCGTCCAGTTGAGTGGTTGGCAGCCCGACTACTAACTGTGAAGTGTTGGGGTACTTATCAATCGTTGCCGGGCGAAGCGGTTGCTCGGGCAATGGCAATGCAGACACCGCTAGCGCCTAACGGAATTTTTCGTTATAACGTTGGCGATATTAATTCTCTTTTAAATTAA
- the rraA gene encoding ribonuclease E activity regulator RraA: MNHYLTPDLCDEYPDLVQVVEPMFNNYGLHESFGGEIVTAKCFEDNSKVKELVDTDGKGKVMVVDGGGSMRHALLGDMLAEKAAKNGWEGLIIYGCIRDVDAIMETELGVQALGTNPLKTDKRGLGDVNVTVKFGGVEFVPGQFVYADNNGVIVSPKALSMPE; this comes from the coding sequence ATGAATCATTACCTAACTCCTGATCTATGTGATGAATACCCAGACCTAGTTCAAGTGGTTGAACCTATGTTCAATAATTATGGTTTACACGAATCCTTTGGTGGTGAAATTGTTACCGCTAAGTGCTTTGAAGATAACTCTAAAGTGAAAGAGTTGGTTGATACCGACGGTAAAGGCAAGGTCATGGTTGTTGATGGTGGCGGTTCTATGCGCCACGCGCTTTTGGGTGACATGCTGGCGGAGAAAGCCGCTAAAAATGGCTGGGAAGGCCTGATCATCTATGGTTGTATTCGTGACGTTGATGCCATTATGGAAACAGAACTTGGCGTTCAAGCGTTGGGAACTAATCCATTAAAAACGGATAAGCGTGGCTTAGGTGATGTAAACGTAACTGTTAAATTCGGCGGCGTTGAGTTTGTGCCTGGCCAGTTTGTGTACGCTGATAACAATGGTGTGATCGTTTCTCCTAAGGCGCTTTCAATGCCTGAGTAA
- a CDS encoding FAD-dependent oxidoreductase: MPSNERIAIIGSGIAGLSAAWLLCKDHQITLYEKASKAGMGIYSVKVPNCNKTVDIPLRVFTPAYYPHLLELYARAGVVTEKTNHSAAYADENNRLFFHYGNLLLGGKSLSFPKHLSPNLLRLHVTTFQTLHANKDNTDLCQLNFDEFLTQTGLCNDFTKRILLPALATVCTCDYQDVLNYPADIIIKYLTCGVMEDGLLRAVDGVDDVITKLLDPSVNLKTNIVINKIERSENGVEIHTNDNTESYDRIIIATQPHHAALLLGDSQQSSLLAQVPIAQSRMIVHTDANLLPPSLLPLAPVTYYLEEDASRPEAAVHLNKAITELDCPTPLFQTWNPLRTPADGSMLADVKFDRPILTKQSRQVITALREQSASERILLTGSYLCDGIPLLDGAVQSSLRIAKLLNSSRAW, encoded by the coding sequence ATGCCATCGAACGAACGCATTGCCATTATCGGTTCAGGCATTGCAGGATTAAGTGCCGCTTGGCTCTTGTGCAAAGATCATCAAATCACCTTGTATGAAAAAGCCAGCAAAGCTGGGATGGGTATCTACAGTGTCAAAGTACCCAACTGCAACAAGACCGTCGACATACCGCTAAGGGTATTCACCCCTGCCTACTACCCTCACCTGCTTGAATTGTATGCAAGAGCGGGAGTGGTCACCGAAAAAACGAACCATTCAGCAGCTTATGCGGATGAAAACAATCGTCTATTTTTTCACTACGGCAACCTGTTATTAGGCGGTAAAAGCCTGAGCTTCCCGAAGCACCTATCCCCTAATTTACTACGCCTTCATGTAACAACCTTTCAGACGCTGCACGCAAACAAAGACAATACTGACCTATGCCAGCTAAATTTCGACGAGTTTTTAACACAAACAGGTCTCTGTAACGACTTTACCAAACGCATACTCCTACCCGCGCTTGCGACTGTTTGCACTTGTGATTACCAGGATGTACTTAACTACCCCGCTGATATCATCATTAAATATTTGACCTGCGGCGTTATGGAAGACGGACTACTGCGCGCCGTTGATGGTGTAGATGATGTGATTACCAAGCTGCTCGACCCAAGCGTGAACCTGAAAACCAATATAGTCATTAATAAAATTGAGCGCTCTGAAAATGGTGTTGAGATTCACACCAACGACAACACAGAAAGCTATGACCGCATTATTATTGCAACGCAACCTCACCATGCCGCCCTATTGCTCGGCGATTCCCAGCAATCGTCGTTACTCGCACAAGTCCCTATCGCCCAATCGCGAATGATAGTTCACACGGATGCAAATTTATTGCCTCCAAGCCTTCTACCACTGGCACCAGTAACTTACTACTTAGAAGAAGACGCTTCGCGTCCGGAGGCAGCCGTTCACTTAAACAAAGCAATTACTGAGCTCGATTGCCCAACCCCACTATTTCAAACATGGAATCCGCTGCGAACTCCGGCAGATGGCAGCATGCTAGCCGATGTGAAGTTCGATCGCCCAATTTTGACGAAGCAAAGCCGACAGGTAATCACAGCTCTGCGCGAACAATCGGCATCAGAACGCATATTGCTAACGGGCTCCTACCTCTGCGATGGCATTCCGCTACTCGACGGCGCAGTGCAGTCATCACTGCGTATCGCAAAACTTCTTAATAGCTCCCGAGCTTGGTAA
- a CDS encoding GntR family transcriptional regulator, protein MTDIALTLAEKVFTELATAIVRGELRPGERLSEQNLVERYGGSRAPMREAIQKLEARNLVVRIPHAGARVVSLSLQELKDIYEVRLELEGMACRLAAERMTDVEIDELHGLLREHADSIAAEQGQSYYQKAGDLDFHYRIIKGSKNHRLHQMLCGDLYHIVRMYRYQTSTSSKRPQQALLEHQRIVEAIAGRDAELAELLMRRHIQASLNNLEILLAQEEGRS, encoded by the coding sequence GTGACTGATATCGCTCTAACCTTAGCAGAAAAAGTATTCACTGAGCTGGCGACTGCCATTGTTCGCGGTGAATTACGTCCTGGTGAGCGCTTGTCGGAGCAGAATTTAGTTGAACGCTATGGCGGCAGTCGCGCTCCTATGCGTGAAGCCATTCAAAAGCTTGAAGCTCGCAATCTTGTTGTTCGCATCCCTCATGCGGGTGCTCGCGTTGTTTCGCTTAGTCTGCAAGAACTCAAAGATATTTATGAAGTCCGTTTAGAGCTCGAGGGCATGGCTTGCAGGCTGGCGGCTGAGCGTATGACCGATGTCGAAATTGACGAGCTTCATGGCTTACTGCGCGAGCACGCAGACTCCATTGCGGCTGAACAAGGCCAGAGCTATTACCAAAAAGCCGGTGATCTTGATTTTCATTACCGTATTATCAAAGGTAGTAAGAATCATCGTCTTCATCAGATGCTATGCGGTGATCTCTATCACATCGTACGTATGTATCGCTATCAAACCAGTACCAGCAGTAAGCGTCCGCAGCAGGCTTTGCTAGAGCACCAGCGTATTGTTGAGGCTATTGCTGGTCGAGATGCGGAACTTGCCGAATTACTTATGCGTCGCCACATTCAGGCGTCGTTGAATAATCTTGAAATACTACTTGCACAAGAGGAGGGTCGCTCATGA